One Chryseobacterium sp. StRB126 genomic region harbors:
- a CDS encoding terpene synthase family protein, whose product MKQSDVPVLQYPWDYKIAPFAESFYEEQNDWIDKDYLFMSEATRTKYKKHGLVQAASYMFPATKTMEQMRPIARFMVWLTLYDDYYEVCPVKELAPIRDRIMDIMLGENPRPEDIGLLRQVALSRDEFRPYINDNWLQRWTASFYDYTTYGIMEETPYKLKQEFPTLNNLLLIREYSISMYPYGDPVEPSMGFIAPSAVSRHPVIKRLKMLMCRIMAIQNDFASIEKELAVDTEVLNIILVMKYQYKISLEEACIEAMRMHDDYIREFVELQANLPEFGPIQKDVENFVHHMTLMISGLGAWYHKGSSTRYKVPGEYPRPEYGHQV is encoded by the coding sequence ATGAAACAATCAGATGTTCCTGTTTTACAATATCCATGGGACTATAAAATTGCTCCTTTTGCAGAATCATTTTATGAGGAGCAGAATGACTGGATTGATAAAGACTACCTGTTTATGTCCGAAGCCACAAGAACCAAATACAAAAAGCATGGCTTGGTACAGGCTGCATCGTATATGTTTCCTGCCACCAAAACAATGGAACAGATGAGACCCATTGCAAGGTTTATGGTTTGGCTAACGCTATATGATGACTATTATGAAGTTTGTCCTGTAAAAGAATTAGCTCCCATCAGAGATCGTATTATGGATATAATGCTGGGAGAAAACCCGAGACCTGAAGACATCGGGTTACTGAGACAGGTTGCATTGAGCAGGGATGAGTTCCGTCCTTATATTAATGATAATTGGCTTCAACGTTGGACAGCGTCTTTCTATGATTACACTACATATGGAATTATGGAGGAAACTCCTTATAAATTAAAACAGGAATTTCCGACACTAAACAATCTTCTACTCATCCGTGAATATTCAATCTCTATGTATCCTTATGGTGACCCTGTTGAACCATCTATGGGTTTTATTGCGCCGAGCGCTGTTTCAAGACATCCTGTTATCAAAAGGCTGAAGATGCTGATGTGCCGTATCATGGCTATCCAGAATGATTTTGCATCCATAGAAAAAGAATTGGCAGTGGACACTGAAGTACTCAACATCATACTCGTCATGAAATACCAATACAAAATCTCATTGGAAGAAGCCTGTATTGAGGCTATGCGTATGCATGATGATTATATCAGAGAATTTGTGGAGTTACAGGCCAATCTCCCTGAATTTGGCCCTATTCAAAAGGATGTAGAAAATTTTGTACATCATATGACATTGATGATCTCAGGACTGGGTGCCTGGTATCATAAAGGCAGTTCAACCCGCTATAAAGTACCGGGAGAATATCCAAGACCCGAATATGGGCATCAAGTATAG
- a CDS encoding terpene synthase family protein yields the protein MKQSDIPVLQYSWAYKVAPFAESFYNEQNDWIDTDYQFISETTRTKYKRTNLVQAASYMFPATKTMEQMRPIARFMVWLTLYEDYYELCPVKELASVRDDIMNVMLGEDPRPGDIGLLRQVALSRDEFRPYVNDNWFQRWADSFHDYTTYGIMEETPYKLKHEFPTLSHLLLMSEYSISIYPYADPVEPSMGFIAPNFVSKHPVIKRLKTLMSRIMVIQNSFASIENKLAMKPDVLNIILVLKNQYRISLEEACMEAMQMHDDYVREFVELKANLPEFGSIQKDVENFVHHMTLMISGLGAWYHSGKLPHYEIPGEYPRPEYTQQG from the coding sequence ATGAAACAATCGGATATCCCGGTTTTACAATATTCCTGGGCCTATAAAGTTGCACCTTTTGCAGAATCATTCTATAACGAACAGAATGATTGGATTGATACAGACTACCAGTTTATATCTGAAACAACGAGAACTAAATACAAAAGAACTAATCTGGTACAGGCGGCCTCATATATGTTTCCCGCCACCAAAACCATGGAACAGATGCGACCCATTGCAAGATTTATGGTCTGGCTGACCTTATATGAGGATTATTATGAGCTTTGCCCTGTAAAAGAATTAGCTTCTGTCAGAGATGACATCATGAATGTAATGCTGGGCGAAGATCCCAGACCAGGTGACATCGGGTTACTGAGACAGGTTGCATTGAGCAGGGATGAGTTCCGTCCTTACGTTAATGATAATTGGTTTCAACGTTGGGCAGATTCTTTCCATGACTACACCACTTATGGAATTATGGAGGAAACTCCCTATAAATTAAAGCATGAGTTTCCAACATTAAGCCATCTGCTCCTCATGAGTGAATATTCAATCTCTATCTATCCTTATGCTGACCCCGTTGAACCTTCTATGGGCTTTATTGCACCGAATTTTGTTTCGAAACACCCTGTTATTAAGCGGCTGAAGACACTGATGTCCCGTATTATGGTTATCCAGAATAGCTTTGCATCTATAGAGAATAAATTGGCAATGAAACCGGATGTGCTCAATATAATACTTGTCTTAAAAAATCAATATAGAATTTCATTGGAGGAAGCCTGTATGGAAGCTATGCAAATGCATGATGACTACGTAAGGGAATTTGTAGAACTAAAGGCCAATCTCCCAGAATTTGGTTCTATTCAAAAGGATGTAGAAAACTTTGTACATCATATGACGTTGATGATCTCAGGATTGGGAGCCTGGTACCATTCGGGAAAATTACCTCATTACGAAATCCCGGGAGAATATCCCAGACCGGAATATACTCAGCAGGGATAA
- a CDS encoding terpene synthase family protein produces MNTENFSTLELLRKQFRYPFPTLKNPNAEQLQQLTENQWIDGEYLWLYEQNPDLRKKYKKTKTAHIAAQWFPTASPERFKPICRLMLWTLYNDDLYEESEPEDIGYVHAKSIAILNGEINAEDSGIPLGSMLASLRAELLEFIPQESVVRFTKMISRYFIGLETELRFKKNKAYPSVSECIALRENSICLYPFLQLTELETGIVLPQEIHEHPVIIRLQTLACHLVTFFNEVQSVLKDEATDSIYYNIVKVIQHERQMSLQEACLEDLRLHNEDLKEFVELQASLPDFGMWQDAVVNWVHYMSMVLSGWKNVSTKLDRYNAMEFPEARELKDKLNQIR; encoded by the coding sequence ATGAATACTGAAAATTTTAGTACCCTTGAACTCCTTCGAAAACAGTTCAGGTATCCGTTCCCCACATTAAAAAACCCCAATGCCGAACAATTACAACAGCTCACTGAAAATCAATGGATTGATGGAGAATATCTCTGGCTGTATGAACAGAACCCCGATCTTCGAAAAAAGTACAAAAAAACCAAAACAGCGCATATTGCGGCGCAATGGTTTCCAACAGCATCACCTGAACGGTTCAAACCCATCTGCAGACTGATGTTGTGGACCTTGTACAATGATGATCTGTATGAAGAAAGTGAACCTGAAGATATAGGATATGTACACGCCAAATCTATTGCCATACTGAATGGCGAGATCAATGCTGAGGACTCAGGAATACCCTTAGGTTCTATGCTGGCTTCATTAAGAGCAGAATTGCTGGAGTTTATCCCGCAAGAATCAGTGGTCCGTTTCACGAAAATGATCAGCAGGTATTTTATAGGACTAGAAACTGAATTAAGATTTAAGAAAAATAAAGCCTATCCCAGTGTGAGCGAATGCATTGCTTTGCGTGAAAATTCAATCTGCCTTTATCCTTTTCTGCAGCTTACGGAATTGGAGACAGGAATCGTACTCCCACAAGAAATCCACGAGCATCCCGTGATCATCCGTTTACAAACTCTGGCATGCCATCTGGTTACTTTTTTCAATGAAGTACAATCTGTATTGAAAGATGAAGCAACCGACAGTATTTATTACAATATTGTAAAGGTGATTCAGCATGAGCGGCAGATGTCTCTGCAGGAGGCCTGTCTTGAGGATTTGCGCCTTCACAACGAAGACTTGAAAGAATTTGTAGAATTACAGGCTTCTCTTCCTGATTTTGGAATGTGGCAGGATGCAGTGGTTAACTGGGTTCATTATATGAGCATGGTGCTTAGTGGATGGAAAAATGTATCTACAAAACTGGATCGTTATAATGCCATGGAGTTTCCAGAAGCAAGAGAACTAAAAGATAAGTTGAATCAGATTCGATAA
- a CDS encoding beta strand repeat-containing protein, which translates to MKLKPTYYDVRKYTFRSAWIILMTFSSFTAVKSQNLLTESFNYVSGTLLTNANWLQFAAGTPTIAVSNGNLPSTGTIVNNFGNKVSLASSGQDLYRSFTAVALNTTTPAVYASAVVNVSAAQAAGDYVISLNDIARLYIRSNGTGFSFGVMRSPGTVAYESTVRPFNTNIRVVLKYEQVTGASNDIVKLYADPASGTEPSTADISHTGTAADMTSVSYIALMQGTAANAPTLEVDGITVGTTWASVTSAIYDYGDVPSSYDFTKDGVYAPAVHSLVPNFSLGSVLPDSELTPNSVSSGADNNGANGDGADEDAINIATNQIRKGIPYTLNVPVSNASGTKYLYGWIDFNNNGKFEAGEFATVAFSTTGSSIQVLTWLPAQTSTIAAGATKLYMRLRTSDRVLQDFTTAASGGAVIDERSIGNGAVSTGNAADNGIVAGGEVEDYQIEVTNTFDYGDVPAAFENDKDGNPLPALHAPLSGFTMGTLLDTEISPNSVAAGADNNGTNGDGADEDGITSLTSVSRNVAYSITVPVNVPGTLTGTKYVYGWLDINGDGRFQIGEFTTTTIAVTGATNATLTWTAAQTALIPAGTSKVYARLRLSNLSLLDFNSGSNSAVIDERSIGNGATASNNAANALITAFGEVEDYQLPVDLYDFGDVPASYEINNAGVSNPARQIATPQYKIGSVIDSEGAVQSVTVGNDNNGTNGDGIDEDGFSGTLPVITKAAPFSFSVPVTVQTASSVIAWIDFNNNGKFEASEASYTLATGSVTGYQSASVGTSVKTFWFRGTQTNTIPDGINNLYVRIRLTQTAGTDNTVTTAVDERSISDGANTGIYTIPVNGEVEDYRFTVIRNLDFGDAPESYEMDKDGLGNPANFKPARNSATDALFLGMSYTLEPGPSSVASGTDNNNPNGDGPSDDGLSLDQLRIRTNAVNTYTVGVNNTTGAAATLYAWIDFNNNGRFEASEFATAPVANNAVSANVSFTAAQVNTIAASTGKVYMRLRLVQPNAELTIADLTTGTNAMVVDERAIADGLSTGLYTSASLGEIEDYQLIITKDYGDVPDSYENGIPASHTNSIIPELIIGTTVDYELINNAVASGDDNNGTNGDGADEDGVITPQTITSGAPFTLTVPVNTTVTGTKNLYAWIDFNGDGVFNGNEASAVSVSVTAGTTSNFTLTWNSTNASPSVISAGKTYVRLRLSGTALTNSNSANVVLIDTRSFGQGVDEGEIEDYQFQVSNLYDYGDVPANLYEYTKDAVPVYQPARQASSSTLRLGNTVDIESAPNAVAANADNNGTNGDGTDEDGITSVMPVYKGINYYSKVSVLNNTGAAKTLYGWIDINNNGRFEASELASVSVPTSASQQTATLLWTGTSTNTIPTGTTKVYMRLRVSENLSMSDFVTGVPGALVDERSIGDGLNTGLYNIAYGGEVEDYLLPVITDLDYGDTAHASYETSRTNTVAPARQASSQGLYLGNNPADYEVVKQIQTGNALGDDTDGEDDEDGTVPGPVVSGGGYSLNVTATNSTSAAKTLYGWIDFNNNGSFEASEATMASVPAGVSQGNIVLNWATTATSIVGNPSQLYMRLRISEGVLTDFITGAPGLVVDERALADGLSTGEYAASPVIYNGEIEDYTIPVATDLDYGDVPVSYEKPGAVLIPARQISSAALQIGTTPDIEPSAQSVVADTDNNTTNGDGLDEDGVNPSANEVIRGTAFSLPVKVTNVIGLAKVLYGWIDINNNGVFESKEATSVSVPNNTVNGTVTLTWTAANTADIATSNVYLRLRLSDGTLTDNTVTALYDERAVGDGQTTGAYAANAYRGEIEDYRLHVTSPIACSGTANIPANGTITVNGIQVTSSSSGNVTYYTPAYGSCSGDTISPGSLWVGNNSQTTATPASAWSVTFTFDKPVNDLVILLSGSGNTYNEDFIFNSNGGAVSLFSNNSCYSTINGNKIISGQGSPPGTGGGGVFKISAPNAFTTLTINGGGGANGTLIAMCSASITPQPPVIKQLTPDDQTVCTNTTPAAIAVSATGTGTLNYQWYSNTTNTNTGGTIIAGATSASYTPPASSVPVTNYYYVVIADDNGSTTSPSVDVIINDCTGVPCYKPGATTGGATLISKVGITSLDRSMAQADNWPAIRSGAWLVLEAKTKGFVPNRLPFDASGNPVGIPAANFVEGMMVYDTTNKCLKVYTSTDGGTTFSWQCMNTQTCPD; encoded by the coding sequence ATGAAATTAAAACCAACCTATTATGATGTCCGAAAATATACTTTTCGGTCGGCATGGATTATTTTGATGACTTTCAGTAGTTTTACTGCTGTAAAGTCTCAAAATTTGCTGACGGAGAGTTTCAATTATGTTTCCGGTACATTGCTTACGAATGCCAATTGGTTACAGTTTGCGGCAGGAACACCTACGATAGCCGTATCCAATGGAAACCTCCCCAGCACAGGTACTATTGTCAATAATTTTGGGAATAAAGTATCTTTGGCAAGCAGCGGGCAGGATTTGTACCGTAGCTTTACAGCAGTAGCACTTAATACCACAACACCGGCGGTATATGCCAGTGCTGTGGTGAATGTATCTGCTGCACAGGCTGCCGGAGATTACGTGATTTCCCTGAATGATATTGCCCGGTTATATATCCGGTCCAATGGCACAGGGTTCAGTTTTGGAGTGATGAGATCCCCAGGAACTGTTGCTTATGAATCAACTGTAAGACCTTTCAATACTAATATCAGGGTGGTTTTAAAGTATGAACAGGTAACAGGAGCATCCAATGATATCGTTAAGCTATATGCAGATCCCGCATCAGGAACAGAACCTTCTACAGCTGATATTTCCCACACCGGGACAGCTGCAGATATGACCTCAGTTTCATATATTGCGTTAATGCAGGGAACGGCGGCTAATGCTCCGACCCTTGAAGTTGATGGGATCACAGTAGGTACAACATGGGCAAGTGTTACTTCAGCTATTTATGATTATGGTGATGTTCCTTCCTCTTATGATTTCACCAAGGACGGAGTTTATGCACCTGCCGTACATTCCCTTGTTCCTAATTTTTCATTAGGAAGTGTGCTTCCGGATTCTGAGCTGACTCCTAACAGTGTTTCCTCAGGGGCAGATAACAATGGAGCAAACGGAGATGGTGCTGATGAGGACGCTATCAATATTGCAACCAATCAAATCAGGAAAGGAATACCTTATACTTTAAACGTACCGGTTAGTAATGCATCCGGAACAAAATATCTATATGGCTGGATCGATTTCAACAATAATGGAAAGTTTGAAGCCGGAGAATTTGCAACGGTTGCTTTCAGTACTACAGGAAGCAGTATCCAGGTTCTTACCTGGCTTCCAGCACAGACCTCTACCATTGCAGCAGGAGCTACTAAGCTTTATATGAGGCTTCGAACTTCTGACAGGGTATTGCAGGATTTTACGACAGCGGCGAGTGGGGGTGCTGTTATTGATGAGAGAAGCATTGGAAACGGTGCTGTTTCTACAGGTAATGCAGCGGACAACGGTATAGTAGCTGGAGGAGAAGTGGAAGACTATCAGATAGAAGTAACCAATACATTCGACTACGGAGACGTACCTGCTGCCTTTGAGAATGATAAGGATGGAAATCCTTTGCCGGCATTGCATGCTCCGCTTTCAGGATTTACTATGGGAACTCTTCTGGATACAGAAATTTCTCCAAACAGTGTTGCTGCAGGAGCTGATAATAATGGAACCAATGGAGACGGAGCAGATGAAGATGGTATTACATCGTTAACGAGTGTAAGCCGTAATGTGGCTTACAGTATCACTGTTCCTGTGAATGTTCCGGGAACCCTGACAGGAACCAAATACGTATATGGATGGTTGGATATAAACGGAGACGGACGATTCCAGATAGGAGAATTTACCACTACCACCATAGCTGTAACGGGTGCTACAAATGCCACACTAACATGGACAGCGGCTCAAACAGCTTTGATTCCAGCAGGAACTTCCAAAGTATACGCAAGGCTGAGGCTTTCCAATTTGTCGCTTCTTGACTTTAATTCAGGGAGTAATAGTGCTGTCATTGATGAAAGAAGTATAGGAAATGGAGCTACGGCCAGTAATAATGCTGCTAATGCTCTTATTACTGCTTTTGGAGAAGTGGAAGACTATCAGCTGCCTGTGGATTTATATGATTTCGGGGATGTTCCTGCTTCTTATGAGATCAATAATGCAGGTGTTTCAAACCCTGCAAGACAGATTGCTACTCCTCAGTATAAGATTGGCTCTGTTATAGATAGCGAGGGTGCTGTGCAGAGTGTAACAGTTGGTAATGATAATAATGGAACCAATGGTGACGGTATTGATGAAGACGGCTTTTCTGGAACCCTTCCTGTTATTACAAAAGCGGCTCCATTTAGTTTTTCAGTACCGGTTACAGTTCAGACTGCATCATCGGTTATTGCATGGATAGATTTTAACAATAACGGAAAGTTTGAAGCCAGTGAAGCTTCTTACACATTGGCAACTGGTTCTGTTACAGGTTATCAGTCGGCTTCTGTTGGTACTTCTGTAAAAACATTTTGGTTTAGAGGAACACAGACGAATACGATACCGGACGGAATCAATAATCTGTATGTAAGGATCAGGCTTACGCAGACTGCAGGTACAGATAACACTGTTACAACAGCTGTGGATGAGCGTTCCATAAGTGATGGTGCTAATACGGGGATCTATACGATTCCGGTTAATGGAGAAGTGGAAGATTATCGTTTTACGGTAATCCGAAATCTAGACTTTGGAGATGCTCCGGAAAGCTATGAAATGGATAAGGACGGTTTGGGAAATCCTGCGAACTTTAAACCTGCAAGGAATTCTGCAACAGATGCTTTGTTTTTAGGAATGTCTTACACGCTGGAACCAGGTCCATCTTCTGTTGCTTCTGGAACGGATAATAATAATCCTAATGGCGATGGACCTTCTGATGACGGCCTTTCCCTGGATCAACTGCGTATCCGTACCAATGCTGTAAATACATATACTGTAGGAGTAAATAATACTACAGGAGCTGCGGCTACACTGTATGCCTGGATAGATTTTAATAATAATGGAAGATTTGAAGCAAGTGAGTTTGCTACAGCACCGGTTGCCAATAATGCCGTATCTGCGAATGTCAGCTTCACAGCGGCTCAGGTGAATACTATTGCAGCTTCCACCGGAAAAGTATACATGAGATTAAGATTGGTACAGCCCAATGCCGAATTAACGATAGCAGATCTTACTACAGGCACTAATGCAATGGTAGTGGATGAAAGAGCTATTGCAGATGGGCTTAGTACAGGATTGTATACTTCTGCTTCTCTAGGGGAAATAGAGGATTATCAGCTGATCATCACAAAAGATTACGGAGATGTACCCGACAGTTACGAAAATGGAATTCCTGCATCTCATACCAACAGTATAATTCCTGAACTTATTATTGGGACGACAGTAGACTATGAGCTTATTAACAATGCGGTAGCTTCAGGAGATGATAATAACGGGACCAATGGAGACGGTGCAGATGAAGATGGAGTGATTACACCTCAAACTATTACAAGCGGTGCTCCGTTTACACTGACTGTACCCGTTAATACAACCGTTACCGGGACGAAGAATCTGTATGCATGGATTGATTTTAACGGAGATGGCGTATTTAACGGAAATGAAGCTTCAGCAGTTTCTGTATCAGTAACTGCAGGTACTACCAGTAACTTTACTCTAACCTGGAATTCCACAAATGCATCACCTTCTGTAATTTCAGCAGGAAAAACCTATGTGAGACTACGTCTTTCAGGAACCGCTCTTACCAATAGCAACAGCGCTAATGTTGTATTGATAGATACACGAAGCTTTGGACAGGGTGTTGATGAAGGAGAAATTGAAGATTATCAGTTTCAAGTGAGTAACTTATATGACTATGGTGATGTACCTGCTAATTTGTACGAATATACCAAAGACGCAGTGCCTGTATACCAGCCCGCACGTCAGGCTTCTTCTTCTACCTTAAGATTGGGTAACACAGTAGATATTGAATCTGCTCCAAATGCCGTGGCAGCTAATGCTGATAATAACGGAACCAATGGAGATGGAACGGATGAAGATGGTATTACTTCAGTAATGCCCGTTTATAAAGGAATTAATTACTATTCTAAAGTGAGTGTACTGAATAATACAGGTGCCGCAAAAACACTATATGGATGGATTGATATTAATAATAATGGAAGATTTGAAGCTTCTGAGTTAGCTTCAGTTTCAGTACCAACTTCTGCATCTCAACAAACAGCAACACTTTTATGGACAGGAACCAGTACCAATACTATTCCTACAGGTACCACTAAGGTGTATATGCGTCTGCGTGTATCTGAAAATCTTTCTATGAGTGATTTTGTGACAGGTGTACCAGGTGCATTAGTGGATGAACGCTCTATAGGAGATGGGCTTAATACAGGTCTTTATAATATAGCCTATGGTGGTGAGGTGGAAGATTATCTTTTACCTGTAATTACTGATTTAGATTATGGAGATACTGCTCATGCTTCTTATGAAACAAGCCGAACTAATACGGTAGCTCCTGCAAGACAGGCATCCAGTCAGGGATTATATCTTGGTAATAATCCGGCCGATTATGAAGTGGTAAAACAAATACAAACGGGGAATGCTTTAGGAGATGATACTGATGGGGAAGACGATGAAGATGGAACAGTACCGGGACCTGTAGTGTCTGGTGGTGGTTATAGCTTAAATGTTACGGCAACAAATAGTACAAGTGCTGCCAAAACACTATATGGCTGGATTGATTTTAATAACAATGGCAGCTTTGAAGCCTCAGAAGCAACTATGGCTTCAGTTCCTGCAGGAGTTAGTCAAGGAAATATAGTTTTGAACTGGGCAACAACTGCCACTAGTATTGTTGGAAATCCAAGCCAACTATATATGCGTTTACGTATATCGGAAGGTGTATTGACTGATTTTATAACTGGTGCTCCGGGACTTGTAGTAGATGAACGTGCACTTGCTGATGGCCTTAGTACAGGAGAATATGCTGCCAGTCCTGTAATATACAATGGTGAGATTGAAGACTATACTATTCCGGTAGCCACTGATTTAGATTATGGTGATGTTCCTGTGAGTTATGAAAAACCAGGTGCAGTCTTGATTCCTGCCAGACAAATTTCAAGTGCAGCATTACAGATAGGAACAACTCCGGACATAGAACCTTCTGCACAAAGTGTAGTTGCAGATACTGATAACAACACAACGAATGGTGATGGACTGGACGAAGATGGAGTAAACCCTAGTGCAAATGAAGTAATAAGAGGAACAGCATTTTCTTTACCTGTAAAAGTAACGAACGTTATAGGATTAGCAAAAGTATTATATGGCTGGATCGATATAAATAATAACGGAGTATTTGAAAGCAAGGAAGCGACCTCTGTTTCAGTTCCTAATAATACTGTAAATGGAACCGTTACGCTTACATGGACAGCAGCAAATACTGCTGATATAGCGACTTCAAATGTGTATCTGCGCCTGAGATTATCAGACGGAACCCTTACTGATAATACGGTTACTGCTTTATATGACGAAAGAGCTGTTGGCGACGGCCAGACTACAGGAGCTTATGCAGCCAATGCATATCGTGGAGAGATTGAAGATTACAGACTTCATGTTACTTCTCCAATTGCATGTTCAGGTACTGCCAATATACCTGCTAATGGAACAATAACAGTTAATGGGATTCAGGTAACTTCTTCATCTTCAGGTAATGTGACTTATTATACTCCTGCTTACGGAAGTTGTAGCGGAGATACTATTAGCCCGGGATCATTATGGGTGGGTAATAACTCGCAGACTACTGCTACGCCAGCTTCTGCATGGTCTGTTACCTTTACCTTTGATAAGCCCGTTAATGATTTGGTAATTCTATTATCAGGTTCAGGAAATACCTATAATGAAGATTTTATTTTCAATTCCAATGGGGGAGCAGTATCTCTCTTCTCTAATAATTCTTGTTATTCAACAATTAATGGAAATAAAATAATCTCTGGTCAGGGTTCGCCTCCGGGTACTGGAGGTGGTGGTGTTTTCAAAATCAGTGCGCCAAATGCTTTTACAACATTAACGATCAATGGTGGAGGCGGTGCCAATGGTACCTTAATAGCAATGTGTTCGGCAAGTATTACGCCGCAGCCGCCTGTTATTAAGCAACTTACTCCTGATGACCAAACGGTATGTACAAATACAACACCTGCAGCGATTGCAGTTTCTGCAACAGGAACAGGAACATTGAATTATCAATGGTACAGTAACACAACTAACACCAATACTGGAGGAACAATAATAGCTGGGGCTACATCTGCAAGTTATACACCGCCAGCATCTTCTGTTCCGGTAACAAATTATTACTACGTAGTGATTGCAGATGATAATGGAAGTACAACCTCACCTTCGGTAGATGTTATTATAAATGATTGTACAGGAGTACCATGCTATAAACCAGGTGCTACGACTGGTGGAGCAACATTAATTAGCAAGGTAGGAATCACCTCGTTAGACAGATCAATGGCACAAGCTGATAACTGGCCTGCAATACGTAGCGGAGCATGGCTTGTATTGGAAGCTAAAACCAAAGGTTTTGTACCTAACCGATTGCCTTTTGATGCTTCAGGTAACCCTGTGGGAATTCCTGCTGCTAATTTCGTAGAAGGGATGATGGTGTATGATACAACAAATAAATGCCTGAAAGTGTATACCTCAACAGATGGTGGAACTACATTCAGCTGGCAATGTATGAACACACAGACATGTCCTGATTAA